The following coding sequences are from one Lipingzhangella halophila window:
- a CDS encoding LLM class flavin-dependent oxidoreductase: protein MDIACAFPTALDSPDNIATAERLGYTRAWVYDTPQQSPDVWMTLALAAQRTERIGLGPGVLVPSLRHPMTNAAATATLTALAPGRVSVAFGTGFTGRRAMGYGGISWSYMDSYVRAYRGLLRGETVEWEGKQMRMLHPNGHAPARPVDVPILISALGPKGNKVASELADGLFATLRLPDSMRNYSWASYLAWGTVLDEGEAPDSDHARTAGGPGWALAYHSAYEFGGPDAVRELPGGAEWLDIVDRTSSERRHLAVHSGHCVELNEADQAAWDAGGYSVLKDVTISGTRDEVRRNVDGLASRGVTEIVFQPCGPDIRSELERFLDAVRS, encoded by the coding sequence ATGGACATCGCCTGCGCCTTCCCAACAGCCCTGGATTCCCCGGACAACATCGCCACAGCCGAACGCCTGGGATACACCCGCGCGTGGGTTTACGACACCCCGCAGCAGAGTCCCGACGTGTGGATGACCCTTGCGCTGGCCGCCCAACGAACCGAGAGGATCGGACTCGGCCCGGGGGTCCTGGTGCCCAGCCTGCGCCACCCGATGACCAATGCCGCCGCGACCGCCACCCTCACCGCGCTCGCTCCCGGACGCGTCTCGGTCGCCTTCGGCACCGGGTTCACCGGCCGTCGCGCCATGGGATACGGGGGGATCAGCTGGTCCTACATGGACTCCTACGTCCGCGCCTACCGCGGCCTGCTGCGCGGCGAGACCGTGGAGTGGGAGGGCAAGCAGATGCGGATGCTCCACCCGAACGGGCACGCCCCCGCCCGGCCCGTTGACGTTCCCATCCTGATCAGCGCGCTCGGCCCCAAAGGCAACAAGGTGGCCAGCGAACTCGCCGACGGGCTCTTTGCCACCCTGCGACTGCCCGATTCCATGCGGAACTACTCGTGGGCCTCGTACCTCGCCTGGGGCACCGTGCTGGACGAGGGGGAAGCCCCGGACTCCGACCATGCCCGTACCGCCGGCGGCCCAGGCTGGGCGCTTGCTTACCACAGCGCATACGAGTTCGGAGGCCCAGACGCCGTGCGTGAACTTCCCGGCGGAGCGGAGTGGCTGGACATCGTCGACAGGACTTCCAGCGAGCGGCGGCACCTCGCCGTGCACTCGGGACACTGTGTCGAGCTGAACGAAGCCGACCAAGCGGCCTGGGACGCGGGGGGCTACTCGGTGCTCAAGGACGTGACGATCAGCGGTACCCGCGACGAGGTCCGGCGCAACGTGGACGGCCTCGCCTCCCGCGGCGTCACCGAAATCGTGTTCCAGCCCTGCGGCCCCGACATCCGGTCCGAACTCGAAAGGTTCCTCGACGCGGTCCGCTCCTGA
- a CDS encoding DMT family transporter: MAISAVMRLVGSAACTSSSGAFVKLAGANAGTAAFLRCALALVVLVPMAVAERRRAGPRPWRLHLTDAAAGVLLGVDYVFWAASVHFVGAGIAAVLINIQVVVFPLLAWCVTRTPLTRRFLFAAPVMLFGVALAGGALGNAEPGSNPVAGVGFGVAAGMAFAGYLFLLRLGGGGAHIVTPVCTSTATATLAAGLLGVAWTGINLALSWQEWGWMVLLALLGQVLAWLLASAALPVLSPNVGAAVLLLQPVLAVALGLVFLGERPTVTQFVGCALVVVAVWQATRVPAQSRAVG; the protein is encoded by the coding sequence ATGGCAATCAGCGCGGTAATGCGGCTCGTGGGGTCTGCGGCGTGCACCTCGTCCTCTGGTGCGTTCGTCAAGCTGGCCGGCGCGAACGCGGGTACCGCGGCGTTCCTGCGCTGCGCGCTGGCGCTGGTGGTGCTGGTTCCGATGGCGGTGGCCGAGCGTCGTCGGGCCGGTCCTCGGCCCTGGCGGTTGCACCTCACCGACGCCGCAGCCGGGGTGCTGCTCGGAGTGGACTACGTCTTCTGGGCCGCCAGTGTCCATTTTGTGGGCGCGGGCATCGCCGCGGTCCTGATCAACATTCAGGTAGTGGTGTTTCCGCTGCTCGCCTGGTGTGTCACCCGCACGCCGTTGACCCGCAGGTTCCTGTTCGCCGCTCCGGTCATGCTGTTCGGGGTGGCGCTCGCCGGCGGCGCGCTGGGCAACGCCGAACCGGGCAGCAACCCGGTCGCCGGGGTCGGCTTCGGGGTGGCGGCCGGGATGGCCTTCGCGGGGTATCTGTTTCTCCTCCGCCTCGGGGGCGGCGGTGCGCACATCGTCACCCCGGTGTGCACCTCGACCGCCACCGCGACCCTCGCCGCTGGCCTGCTCGGTGTGGCGTGGACCGGAATCAACCTCGCACTGAGCTGGCAGGAGTGGGGGTGGATGGTCCTGCTGGCGCTGCTCGGCCAAGTGCTGGCCTGGCTGCTGGCCTCCGCCGCGCTGCCCGTACTGTCACCGAACGTCGGGGCCGCCGTGCTCCTGCTGCAGCCGGTGCTGGCCGTGGCGCTCGGTCTGGTGTTCCTCGGCGAACGCCCCACCGTCACCCAATTCGTCGGCTGTGCCCTCGTCGTTGTCGCCGTGTGGCAGGCCACGCGGGTTCCCGCCCAGAGCCGCGCAGTCGGCTAG
- a CDS encoding aldehyde dehydrogenase family protein yields the protein MSERGELPRGELFLDGQWTPARSRSTFETLDPATEETLTRVARGGPEDVDEAVRAARAAFEGPCRRMTPVDRARLLTRAARTLESRAEEFARLETRDTGKPRTLSRSEIHGCVRYFDYYAGAADKIQGETVPLGPDYLDYTVREPVGVTAHITPWNAPLSMVCRSLAPALAAGNTAVVKPAEQAPLTALVLADVLQQAGWPAGTYNVVTGFGGEAGAALSGHPGIDSLTFTGSVPTGRTVLQAAGEHITPVILELGGKSPQIVFEDADLDRAAEEIAKGIYTNAGQYCDAGSRLLVHTSVREPLLERLTARTKQLRVGPGMDDPDMGPLISAAQRDRVLDYIEAGRSAGAHVVTGTADFPTGYFVAPTLLDGVRPDMRVAREEIFGPVLAVLTFGSEEEAAELANATEYGLAAGIHTRDVDRALCFARDVGAGYVMVNEYFSGGVESPFGGSKHSGYGRERGLAALDNYTRLRNVVLRIQKG from the coding sequence ATGAGTGAGCGCGGTGAGCTCCCGCGCGGCGAGCTGTTCCTCGACGGGCAGTGGACTCCGGCCCGCTCCCGCTCCACCTTCGAGACCCTCGACCCCGCGACCGAGGAAACCCTCACCCGTGTGGCACGCGGCGGCCCGGAGGACGTGGACGAAGCCGTCCGGGCGGCGCGGGCCGCCTTCGAAGGGCCCTGCCGCCGCATGACGCCGGTGGACCGGGCCCGGCTGCTCACCCGGGCCGCGCGGACCCTGGAGTCCCGTGCCGAGGAGTTCGCCCGCCTGGAGACGCGGGACACGGGCAAACCGCGCACGCTCTCCCGGAGTGAGATCCACGGCTGCGTACGGTACTTCGACTACTACGCCGGAGCCGCGGACAAGATCCAGGGAGAGACGGTGCCCCTCGGGCCGGACTATCTGGACTACACCGTCCGCGAACCGGTCGGTGTGACCGCACACATCACGCCGTGGAACGCACCGCTGTCCATGGTCTGCCGGAGCCTGGCCCCGGCGCTGGCCGCCGGCAACACCGCCGTGGTCAAACCCGCCGAGCAGGCCCCGCTGACCGCGCTGGTACTCGCCGATGTCCTCCAACAGGCCGGCTGGCCCGCCGGCACGTACAACGTCGTCACAGGCTTCGGTGGCGAGGCGGGGGCGGCCCTCAGCGGCCATCCCGGCATCGACTCGCTGACCTTCACCGGTTCGGTGCCCACCGGCCGGACCGTGCTGCAGGCGGCCGGTGAACACATCACCCCGGTGATACTCGAACTGGGCGGCAAGTCCCCGCAGATCGTGTTCGAGGACGCCGACCTCGACCGCGCGGCCGAAGAGATCGCCAAGGGCATCTACACCAACGCCGGACAGTACTGCGACGCGGGCTCCCGCCTACTCGTCCACACCTCCGTACGCGAACCGCTGCTGGAACGGCTGACGGCACGGACGAAACAACTCCGCGTCGGCCCCGGCATGGACGACCCCGACATGGGGCCGCTCATCTCGGCGGCACAGCGCGACCGCGTACTCGACTACATCGAAGCGGGGAGGTCCGCGGGAGCACACGTCGTGACCGGGACGGCGGACTTCCCGACGGGCTACTTCGTCGCCCCCACCCTCCTGGACGGGGTGCGACCGGACATGCGGGTGGCGCGGGAGGAGATCTTCGGACCGGTGCTGGCCGTGCTGACCTTCGGCAGTGAGGAGGAGGCCGCCGAACTCGCCAACGCCACCGAGTACGGCCTGGCGGCAGGAATCCACACCCGCGATGTGGACCGTGCACTGTGCTTCGCACGGGACGTGGGGGCGGGCTACGTCATGGTCAACGAGTACTTCTCGGGCGGCGTGGAAAGCCCCTTCGGCGGCTCCAAGCACAGCGGCTACGGGCGCGAGCGGGGCCTCGCCGCGCTGGACAACTACACCCGACTCAGAAACGTCGTCCTGCGCATCCAGAAGGGATGA
- a CDS encoding SbtR family transcriptional regulator has protein sequence MSQRGAKARARAAKLAGAADPLVRRAARAGAVAPGVTAAGLLTLVTGITLATERHPDPTAEAHRLLGLAVEGVSPRTWG, from the coding sequence ATCTCCCAACGCGGCGCGAAGGCCCGTGCCCGCGCCGCGAAGCTCGCCGGGGCGGCCGACCCGCTGGTGCGGCGCGCCGCGCGGGCCGGCGCGGTGGCGCCGGGCGTGACCGCCGCCGGCCTGCTCACGCTGGTCACGGGTATCACACTGGCCACCGAACGCCACCCGGACCCCACCGCGGAGGCGCACCGACTGCTCGGCCTGGCCGTAGAGGGAGTCAGCCCTCGGACGTGGGGATGA
- a CDS encoding threonine ammonia-lyase, which produces MQETRLDTARIRAARRVIDPVFLDTPLYRCEALEPDLGCTVSIKLETANPIRSFKARGTEIVASQLADNGSTAVVCASAGNLGQALAWSGRARELDVTVVASRAAPAAKLERIRALDATLELVDGDFDMARERAAAMARDNDIRLVEDSLDIETCEGAATIGLELLDTAPSFDAVLIALGGGALATGVGHVVKTWAPDVEVIGIQPLGAPAMARSWRQRRVVTTEATNTIADGVAGRLPIPAVLDDLLLVADDTVLVQEASITAGMRILHDHAGLVVEPSAALGIAAILENRDRFAGRHVATIVCGSNVDLDAYHRWVDPAPNRRS; this is translated from the coding sequence ATGCAGGAGACGCGCCTCGACACTGCTCGGATCCGGGCGGCTCGCCGGGTAATCGACCCGGTTTTTCTCGACACTCCGCTGTACCGCTGCGAGGCGCTGGAGCCCGACCTCGGGTGCACGGTGAGCATCAAGCTCGAAACGGCCAACCCCATCCGCAGCTTCAAGGCCCGCGGCACCGAGATAGTCGCGAGCCAGCTCGCCGACAACGGCTCGACAGCCGTGGTGTGCGCCAGCGCGGGCAACCTCGGCCAAGCCCTGGCGTGGTCCGGTCGCGCCCGAGAGCTCGACGTCACCGTCGTGGCATCCCGCGCTGCGCCCGCGGCCAAGCTTGAGCGCATCCGCGCATTGGACGCCACCTTGGAGCTGGTGGACGGCGACTTCGACATGGCTCGCGAGCGGGCGGCGGCCATGGCGCGCGACAACGACATCCGGCTGGTCGAAGACAGCCTGGACATCGAGACCTGCGAGGGCGCGGCGACCATCGGCCTGGAACTGCTGGACACCGCGCCATCGTTCGATGCCGTCCTGATCGCTCTGGGCGGCGGGGCACTGGCCACCGGTGTGGGCCATGTGGTGAAGACCTGGGCACCCGACGTCGAGGTGATCGGCATCCAGCCGCTGGGCGCACCGGCGATGGCACGCTCCTGGCGCCAACGGCGCGTCGTCACCACCGAGGCGACCAACACCATCGCTGACGGTGTCGCCGGCCGGCTTCCCATCCCGGCCGTCCTGGACGACCTCCTCCTGGTCGCCGACGACACCGTGCTGGTCCAGGAAGCGTCGATCACCGCCGGAATGCGGATACTCCACGACCACGCCGGCCTCGTCGTCGAACCCTCGGCCGCACTCGGCATCGCCGCGATCCTCGAAAACCGTGACCGCTTCGCCGGCCGACACGTAGCCACCATCGTGTGCGGCAGCAACGTCGACCTGGACGCCTACCACCGCTGGGTCGATCCGGCTCCCAACCGCAGATCCTGA
- a CDS encoding LysR family transcriptional regulator: protein MFGVDRLRALAAVAQHGSIARAARMLHVTPSGVSQQLAKLEREAGHPLLEPDGRTVRLTHAGRLLADHAARVLTQVAAAEADLADLHREVVGPLRIGAVGSAIRELLPEALAELAHTHPRLSPTVRDGEGVHLVPELRQDRLDLLVIESWSNRPMFLPEGLSQRSLLSEEVRVALSERHPLADWEEVTLPELADNRWTSCAPGTEPYEALVQALRSCGIEPEVPYTLAEYPSQLALVTAGLAAALVPAMAQRPAPPGVRFVRLRPELRREVRAVWRTDATSPPVRACIETLGVR from the coding sequence ATGTTTGGAGTGGATCGGCTTCGGGCGCTGGCGGCCGTGGCTCAGCACGGCTCGATCGCGCGGGCGGCGCGGATGCTGCACGTGACCCCTTCCGGTGTGTCACAGCAGCTAGCGAAGCTGGAGCGGGAGGCGGGGCACCCGCTGTTGGAACCGGACGGGCGCACCGTGCGCCTCACGCACGCCGGGCGGCTACTGGCCGACCACGCGGCCCGCGTGCTCACGCAGGTCGCCGCGGCCGAGGCGGACCTGGCCGACCTGCACCGGGAGGTGGTGGGGCCGCTGCGGATCGGCGCGGTGGGTAGCGCCATCCGCGAGCTTCTCCCCGAGGCGCTGGCGGAACTCGCGCACACCCACCCCCGGCTGTCCCCCACCGTCCGCGACGGCGAGGGGGTGCACCTGGTTCCCGAGCTGCGCCAGGACCGTCTGGACCTGCTGGTGATCGAGAGTTGGAGCAACCGCCCCATGTTCCTGCCGGAAGGACTTTCCCAGCGGTCGTTGCTCAGCGAGGAGGTCCGGGTCGCGCTGAGCGAGCGGCATCCGCTGGCCGACTGGGAAGAGGTCACCCTTCCGGAGCTGGCGGACAACCGGTGGACGAGCTGCGCCCCGGGCACCGAGCCCTACGAGGCGCTGGTGCAGGCGCTGCGCAGCTGCGGCATCGAGCCGGAGGTGCCCTACACGCTGGCCGAGTACCCCAGCCAGCTCGCGCTCGTCACCGCTGGTCTGGCCGCCGCCCTGGTACCGGCGATGGCGCAGCGTCCAGCCCCACCGGGGGTGCGGTTCGTGCGGCTGCGTCCGGAGCTGCGGCGCGAGGTACGCGCGGTGTGGCGCACCGACGCGACCAGCCCGCCAGTGCGGGCGTGCATCGAAACCCTGGGCGTGCGGTGA
- a CDS encoding exonuclease domain-containing protein: MPDSWHQGRLAAFDIETTGLDVDTDRVVTAAVWRIDATSGATSCTEWLADPGIDIPGDASAVHGITTEYAKTHGKPAREAVTEIAAELNYLVERAVPVVVFNAAYDLTLLDRELVRYHQSADFTGGLRVVDPMVLDRQVDRFRKGSRKLGDVCGHYGIALDEQAHGCRADALAAARLAWRLAEAHEDLAAMDIDELHAAQVRWRAEQAASLQAYLRRSTSPEAVVDPNWPIIPASG, encoded by the coding sequence ATGCCTGATTCCTGGCACCAGGGCCGCCTGGCCGCGTTCGATATCGAGACCACTGGGCTCGACGTGGACACCGACCGGGTGGTGACCGCCGCCGTGTGGCGCATCGACGCGACCAGCGGGGCCACGTCCTGCACCGAATGGCTGGCCGACCCCGGCATCGACATCCCGGGGGACGCCAGTGCGGTGCACGGCATCACCACCGAGTACGCGAAAACGCACGGCAAGCCCGCACGCGAGGCCGTCACCGAGATCGCCGCCGAGCTGAACTACCTGGTCGAGCGGGCCGTGCCGGTTGTGGTGTTCAACGCCGCCTACGACCTCACCCTGTTGGACCGCGAGCTCGTCCGCTACCACCAGAGCGCGGACTTCACCGGGGGACTGCGCGTCGTCGACCCGATGGTGCTGGACCGGCAGGTGGACCGTTTCCGCAAGGGGTCCCGCAAGCTCGGTGACGTCTGCGGCCACTACGGAATCGCCCTCGACGAGCAGGCGCACGGGTGCCGCGCGGACGCGCTGGCCGCCGCCCGGCTGGCCTGGCGCCTGGCCGAGGCCCACGAGGACCTGGCCGCCATGGATATCGACGAGCTGCACGCCGCCCAGGTGCGGTGGCGCGCCGAGCAGGCCGCCTCGTTGCAGGCGTACCTGCGGCGCAGCACCAGCCCCGAGGCGGTCGTCGACCCCAACTGGCCCATAATCCCCGCCAGCGGGTGA
- a CDS encoding xanthine dehydrogenase family protein molybdopterin-binding subunit, which yields MPTDDTLLNGSVLGHPVRRVEDQRLVTGQASYVDNLNLPGAAYVAFVRSPVAHARIRSVDTGPARRAPGVYTVVTADDITHHPVPLDGPQIPEAMRRRLLAHDAVRYVGEPVAAVVAETPAAATDALERVEVDYDPLPAVVDPREAATDSTVLFTDVGTNTVWSHDDEDPTAFTDAFFADCEVVVRQHLAPQRLAPCPLEVRAAAAVWEDGRLRQWASTQVPHRLRDEISTVLGIAPERVQVVSPDVGGGFGAKAANYGEYFILGALAQRVGRPVKWVETRSESMSGLGHGRGQAAHIEIGGDRDGRVHAYRWSVLADSGAYPMLGAVLPAVTRLMGPGPYAIDRYACRSRSVVTNTVPTVAYRGAGRPEATHAIERAMDLFAAEVDLDPVEVRRRNLVAPDSFPYSNAAGLVYDSGAYESALDTALDAAGYSSLRQEQQERRERGDVVQLGIGISTYVEITNVRRQPDMGAVEIDPEGHPVVRAGTHSQGQGHATSYAMIAAEVLGVGVGDVRFVQGDTDAVPSGVGTFGSRSMQTSGTAVLQASEEVAQLARQRAAELLEASADDIEFDQGNASFGVRGVPGIGVGWRELGAHAAETGQPLAASVDFAPENATFPSGAHIAAVQVDTQTGDTRLRRIVAVDDCGRVLNPLLVEGQLHGGLAQGIAQALYEEVRYDDEGNPLTSTFADYGIPAAPDLPDFDLVSQQTPSPVNGLGVKGVGESGTIGAIPAVANAVADALAPYGVRHVDLPATPERVWRLLRSGGGGAVPTVPAAAPHSEEPPDATAAWRRGAVPLDSGWARVRRLLRDTDPVVVGGCAVAAVGAAVAVRALRRRGRR from the coding sequence GTGCCGACCGACGACACCCTGCTCAACGGCTCGGTCCTGGGGCACCCGGTGCGCCGGGTGGAGGACCAGCGCCTGGTCACGGGCCAGGCGAGCTACGTCGACAACCTGAATCTCCCGGGCGCCGCGTATGTCGCGTTCGTCCGTTCCCCCGTGGCTCACGCGCGGATCCGCTCCGTCGACACCGGCCCCGCGCGCCGCGCTCCGGGCGTGTACACGGTGGTGACCGCGGACGACATCACGCACCACCCGGTCCCGCTCGACGGCCCCCAGATCCCGGAGGCCATGCGGCGCCGGCTACTCGCGCACGACGCGGTGCGCTACGTCGGGGAACCGGTAGCGGCCGTCGTCGCCGAGACGCCGGCCGCCGCCACCGACGCCCTGGAGCGGGTGGAGGTCGACTACGACCCCCTGCCCGCGGTGGTCGACCCGCGCGAGGCGGCTACGGACAGCACCGTGCTGTTCACCGACGTCGGCACCAACACCGTGTGGAGCCACGACGACGAGGACCCCACCGCGTTCACCGACGCGTTCTTCGCCGACTGCGAGGTGGTGGTGCGCCAGCACCTGGCGCCGCAGCGGCTCGCCCCGTGCCCGCTGGAGGTGCGCGCCGCCGCGGCCGTCTGGGAGGACGGGAGGCTGCGACAGTGGGCCTCCACTCAGGTGCCGCACCGGCTGCGCGACGAGATCAGCACCGTTCTCGGCATCGCCCCGGAGCGTGTGCAGGTGGTTTCCCCCGACGTCGGCGGCGGGTTCGGCGCCAAGGCCGCCAACTACGGGGAGTACTTCATCCTCGGTGCCCTGGCGCAGCGGGTGGGGCGGCCGGTGAAATGGGTCGAGACCCGCTCGGAGAGCATGTCCGGACTCGGGCACGGCCGCGGGCAGGCCGCCCACATCGAGATCGGCGGGGACCGCGACGGGCGGGTGCACGCCTACCGGTGGAGCGTGCTCGCCGACAGCGGGGCTTACCCGATGCTCGGGGCGGTCCTCCCGGCCGTCACCCGGCTCATGGGGCCCGGGCCCTACGCCATCGACCGTTACGCCTGCCGCAGCCGGTCGGTGGTCACCAACACCGTCCCCACGGTCGCGTACCGGGGCGCGGGGCGGCCCGAGGCGACCCACGCCATCGAACGGGCGATGGACCTGTTCGCCGCCGAGGTGGACCTCGATCCGGTCGAGGTTCGCCGCCGCAACCTGGTGGCCCCCGACTCGTTCCCGTACTCCAACGCCGCGGGCCTCGTCTACGACAGTGGCGCCTACGAGAGTGCCCTGGACACCGCTCTCGACGCGGCGGGGTACTCTTCGCTGCGCCAGGAACAGCAAGAGCGGCGCGAGCGAGGCGATGTGGTGCAGCTCGGGATCGGGATCAGCACCTACGTCGAGATCACCAACGTCCGGCGCCAGCCGGACATGGGGGCGGTGGAGATCGACCCGGAGGGGCACCCGGTCGTGCGCGCGGGGACCCATTCGCAGGGCCAGGGGCACGCGACCAGCTACGCGATGATCGCGGCCGAGGTGTTGGGGGTGGGCGTCGGCGACGTGCGGTTTGTGCAGGGCGACACCGACGCGGTCCCCAGCGGGGTGGGCACCTTCGGATCGCGGTCCATGCAGACCTCGGGAACCGCCGTCCTGCAGGCGTCGGAGGAGGTCGCCCAGCTCGCCCGTCAGCGCGCAGCGGAGCTGCTGGAGGCGTCGGCCGACGACATCGAATTCGACCAGGGCAACGCCAGTTTCGGAGTGCGCGGGGTGCCCGGAATCGGCGTCGGCTGGCGCGAACTCGGCGCCCACGCCGCCGAGACCGGGCAACCGCTGGCGGCCAGCGTGGACTTCGCCCCAGAGAACGCGACGTTCCCGTCCGGCGCCCACATCGCCGCCGTGCAGGTGGACACCCAGACCGGGGACACGCGGTTGCGGCGCATCGTCGCGGTTGACGACTGCGGGCGCGTCCTCAACCCCCTGCTGGTCGAGGGCCAGCTCCACGGCGGGCTCGCGCAGGGGATCGCTCAAGCGCTGTACGAGGAGGTCCGCTACGACGACGAGGGCAACCCACTGACGAGTACCTTCGCCGACTACGGCATTCCCGCCGCGCCGGACCTGCCCGACTTCGATCTGGTGTCCCAGCAGACGCCGTCCCCGGTCAACGGGCTCGGCGTCAAGGGCGTGGGGGAGTCCGGAACCATCGGCGCCATTCCGGCGGTGGCGAACGCGGTCGCCGACGCGCTGGCCCCGTACGGGGTACGCCACGTTGACCTGCCCGCCACCCCCGAGCGGGTCTGGCGGCTGTTGCGCTCCGGCGGAGGCGGGGCGGTTCCGACGGTTCCCGCCGCCGCCCCGCACTCCGAGGAACCGCCGGACGCCACCGCCGCGTGGCGCCGCGGCGCGGTCCCCTTGGACAGCGGATGGGCGCGGGTACGTCGGCTCCTGCGGGACACCGACCCGGTCGTGGTGGGTGGCTGCGCGGTCGCGGCGGTGGGTGCCGCGGTCGCCGTACGCGCGCTGCGGCGGCGCGGCCGGCGGTAG
- a CDS encoding SMP-30/gluconolactonase/LRE family protein, translated as MEPQPSSRDVTVVLDGYSYLECPRWRDGRLWVSDFYTNQVVATDGRGDTEVVAEVPGQPSGLGFLPDGRALIVSMRDHRILVRDGSGRLTVHADLSGAVPGMLNDMVVDDLGRAYVGNFGFDLMGGGALRYTTLTRVDPEGAVTTVAEDLGFPNGMVILPGRVLVVAETFAGRLTAFDINEEGGLDNRRVWARFGTPPQTDDVGQVVKHLQVGPDGICADADGAIWVADALHARVIRVREGGEILDEVPTGTGVFACMLGGDDGRTLFLCTAPSFAEHERRPAREAELRAVRVEVPHAGLP; from the coding sequence ATGGAACCTCAGCCGTCGAGCAGGGATGTCACGGTGGTACTGGACGGCTACTCCTATCTGGAGTGCCCGCGGTGGCGAGACGGCCGGCTATGGGTTTCGGACTTCTATACCAACCAGGTCGTGGCGACCGACGGTCGCGGCGACACCGAGGTGGTGGCCGAGGTGCCGGGCCAGCCGTCCGGATTGGGCTTCCTGCCCGACGGGCGTGCGCTCATCGTGTCGATGCGGGATCACCGCATCCTGGTGCGCGACGGCTCGGGACGGCTGACCGTGCACGCGGATCTTTCCGGTGCCGTGCCCGGCATGCTCAACGACATGGTCGTGGACGACCTGGGACGCGCCTACGTGGGCAATTTCGGTTTCGATCTGATGGGCGGGGGCGCGCTGCGCTACACCACGCTCACCCGGGTCGACCCCGAGGGCGCGGTTACAACGGTGGCCGAGGACCTGGGCTTCCCCAACGGCATGGTGATCCTGCCCGGAAGAGTTCTGGTCGTCGCCGAGACCTTCGCCGGGCGGCTGACCGCCTTCGACATCAACGAGGAGGGCGGCCTGGACAACCGGCGCGTATGGGCGCGGTTCGGCACACCACCCCAGACCGATGATGTCGGCCAGGTTGTGAAACACCTTCAGGTCGGCCCCGATGGCATCTGCGCGGACGCCGACGGCGCCATCTGGGTGGCCGACGCCCTGCACGCCCGCGTTATCCGCGTCCGGGAGGGCGGCGAGATCCTGGACGAGGTTCCTACCGGAACGGGGGTCTTCGCCTGCATGCTTGGTGGCGACGACGGCCGAACCCTGTTCCTGTGCACGGCTCCCTCCTTCGCCGAGCACGAGCGCCGCCCGGCCCGAGAGGCCGAGTTGCGGGCGGTCCGCGTCGAGGTTCCGCACGCCGGCCTGCCGTAA
- a CDS encoding TetR/AcrR family transcriptional regulator gives MVAKRKRRGGPSRSVAVPADLAAGSAAGDLWSEDASEAARAILTSAVLCFSRKGFHATTTRDITAAIGLSPGALYVHFPSKEDVLFEIVRTGHERALEALRSQPDDGDTGGYVGRLVAELVAWHARHHTMARVCQYELAALEPEHHAVVLELRQRFTAVLRSAVTRGVREGVFDVSDIDRSVRAIVSLGIDLVRWYSLEGADSPETLADSYADLALRMLGAGP, from the coding sequence ATGGTTGCGAAGCGGAAGCGCCGCGGTGGCCCCAGCAGGTCGGTGGCGGTGCCGGCGGATCTGGCGGCAGGGTCGGCGGCCGGGGACCTGTGGAGCGAGGACGCCTCAGAGGCGGCCCGCGCGATACTCACGTCGGCTGTGCTGTGTTTCAGTCGCAAAGGTTTCCACGCCACCACCACCCGCGACATCACGGCAGCCATCGGCCTGAGCCCTGGCGCGCTGTACGTGCACTTCCCCTCGAAGGAAGACGTCCTCTTCGAGATCGTTCGGACGGGTCACGAACGGGCTCTTGAGGCGCTCCGGTCGCAACCCGACGATGGCGATACGGGGGGATACGTCGGACGGCTGGTCGCCGAGCTCGTGGCCTGGCACGCGCGCCACCACACGATGGCCCGGGTGTGCCAGTACGAGCTCGCCGCCCTGGAGCCCGAACACCATGCCGTGGTCCTGGAGCTGCGACAGCGGTTCACCGCCGTACTGCGCTCGGCGGTCACCCGGGGGGTGCGGGAAGGTGTCTTCGACGTGTCGGACATCGACCGCTCCGTGCGCGCCATCGTCTCGCTCGGTATCGATCTGGTGCGGTGGTACAGCCTCGAAGGCGCGGACTCGCCCGAGACACTCGCCGACTCTTATGCCGATCTCGCGCTACGGATGCTCGGTGCGGGCCCCTGA